The segment TATTATACACAAATaagacaaaattaaaatgaaacattttcttATGAATACACAATTGGCAATGTATCTTTAAATAgaggatattttataaatagtaaaacgTATCATCAAAGAGCCCATGATTATagtttaaagtttaatttttggacattattttgaatatatgtaggTGGTATAATAGAATATCCTCGGACTTAAAAACTTTTCATGTTTTCGTGAGATTTTAACAATGacgtttcatttattttattattcttccaGTTTGACATTTCCATCACTACTCTTGCCGTTTTCAACCATGTCGACGTTAGAAAGGCTAACAGAGTCGTTGACGATATTTGACTTCTTTTGCTCCAGATCCCAACCTTCCTTAAGACTTTCAGGTACAGGATATGTTCCCTGAAGCCAAACTACTTCATACCAGTCAGGACATCCATCCATATCGTAGCcataatgtacaaatatttcttCTCCCGCTTCCACGTCATGGTTAGTTACTAAACAAGGAATGACTCCAAATCTTGGGTGATCAAATGACAAAAATTCGGCATTGGGAAGGAAAGAATGATTTGTTTTGTGTGCCAGAGTTGCacaatagttttttatatccCGGAATTCCACTGGGATGTCCATTGTCCCGTTTGGTCTAGATGGATCGAATATTTTATACGCATTTTTTTCCCAATCATCCTTGTCTTCTAAGTCAGCGTTTAAAACAGGTTTGCCATAATAAAAAGCAACTACCGTAGAAGCTTCAATTCTTATTTTAGCAAATAAACCATCATTTGCTCCCGGTACATTGGACTGCTTAACTTCAACAAGTCGTGATTCATATGGATCTGGAAGGAGAGGATTTTTAATCTTGCTATCATAATCTATGATTTCATGCTCATATAAACATCCACTGGGTTCAGAGAAAATAGGAACTTTGATACCTCGATCTTCCACTACAGTCTTCAAATAGGCTACTCTCGCATATTCTAAAACACCTTTTGTAAATGTTCCTACAAGTGCTGTTTGGTAATCAGGGAAAATATATGCTATTCTGATACCCGTCAATTCCCCAGATTCATTAACCCTTCCAACAACACAACCACCTCCCTTAACTACTTTCCAACATGGCCCATGTGGACGACCATTTCGGTGATTTCCTATGAAGGTTAAACGTCCCTTAGCATCAAAATACCGAACGAATCCATGGAGAACGCCATCAAGAAAGTATCCTTCTAAGGAAGTATCGTTTTGGAATACTAGTTTAGCTTTACCACAAAGTCTGTCGTTTTCATAAGTTCCAGCTAATGCACGTAAATTAAGTCGATTAGTTTCAATTTTACATTCACCATGTCGATATCCATTTTGAAAACTTCCAGAAATGGTATCTCCATTGGCGAATTCAATGACTCCTTTTCCTTTCCATCGACCATTTTCATCCTTACCccctttaaatttataatcagGCTCTTTGTATATGTTTGGATATGGCTCTAAACTCGGACttccaaaaataattggatttgtATCGAGTCCAActttaatatctttaaattgTTCTAATCTCATTCCTCCGTTTCCCgtacatttcatttttctaatccATTGCTCCAATTCTCTAGAATAACGTTCTTGATCGCTCTCTCCACGTCTATAAATGAGATTTCCCATCTTATCTCTTACTTCTGTGGGAGGCAGCCTTTTCCTTAAGAAACTTCTAAAAAGGATGCGCTATCAATTTccatggaataaataaaaactctacTAAATTACCTGTTTTGTTTTTCAGATTCATTTTTCTCCTCATCATCCTCGTCAGGATCATTTCGAAGTCGGGCTAATCTACGGCGACGCTCTTGTCTCTGAATTTCCAAATTCAGAACACAAGTATCTATCGATGATGTACAAACACGAGACATTATTAAAGTACTTTCTAAACCTCTTCTCGAATACCCGTATCCGAAACTGTTATATGTGGAATGATGCAGGGCAGGCATCtttattgctaaaaaataaaaagaaaaagaaaaaaaaaacattaataggTCCACaggataaaatatgtatgtatataaaaatcagttttataaTTCGACCTTGTCATACTTTATTCAAATTCTTGTAgaataaaagcaaaaacaaatacTTAAATTGACCATGCAACGGTCAGatctttctctctctccctACAGCTTTCACATCAAGTCGttattcattttgtacaaatgtacGGAAGTAAAAGCTCAACCGgaatattgaatgaaatataactCTCGTAGTATGAATAACACTACCTTGTATGTTAGGGTGGTTCTcactgtgtaaaaaaataaaagcaatgtttttattttcattttatcacCCTCTCAATTGGTTCtaattgtgaaaatatttttatgtatcaaagATTGTAACATTTGAATGATATTCAGAGAGGGTACCCCGGGACTAATAAAATGGACTCACATTGTAAATTTACCTGCATTTGCTgactttttattcttaaacaCAAATgcaatctatattaattaagcatTGCTTATCTGTATGAAAAATAGTCACTGGGTGTactatatatagtgctcccagatgtatgtatatgatgtaACAATGCAGTATATAAGGAAAAATAGAGTataatatatagtgatgaaaataatgtgtatgttgggcatgttaaaagaaagacaccgaaaatcaacatggtaacccaaACAATTTGAACAATCAGCTGTAAGAAGGGGGAGAATGAAATTAACATGGACATAGGCAAGAAATACTCTGATAtggatccttaattctactctgagcccatcatggacttacaattataatctgcaacaaatcttcaagcttactctccgtcttttatgaacacacacgaatgttcaatcaggttttgaatataattcattaatttgaaataGAAGTTCCCTacttaagaattaaatattaatggcaactcctaagaaaaagaaagataagtctttattttaccaattccataaaaacagtttattgtgtgtaaaaatacacacaataaaCATAACTAATAATATACGAGGAGTTCTatagataaaatgaattaaatattgtagcCTTTAAAGttcaacttatattaaaaaaggaagtacttacTAGTCACATtcatataaatgaatgttactttagatgaggttaAGTAACAAGCTTCCGCACTCCCCCACTCCTCAAAtcgctgttattattattttttatttttgaggagagaacgttgaagtattgagtgagtaacCACGTGTGAGTCTCCTCTtgaaacggagagtaacaccaAGAATTTGAGAGGGAGGGGGGATATTTTCTTAgtaattatttctcaaaatttgtagGTTCgtcgacgcttaataactccAGACAATTCCGCGTACTTCCGTCAAATAAAgtactaaatttgaaataatacaaTTGTTGCTAAAAAGGTTTGAATATTGAAACGACACAAACTACTCATCCAGTAAAGTTATtggcataaaatatataaatccttaTTGACAAAGTTGGTTTTGTACATCAATTTATGCTTTTAGAAAAAGTTggatatgtataattaattttcggCTAGCTTTTCAATATaagtaaaacattaaaaattaattaaactcaaaaatattttgcactttttgaatcaaaagaagaaaaactggTCACAGAGATAGTCAAAAGTCTGGAGATCTCTATGCTCGATCATTCACATTTTTGGATAATCTATATAATAGTTAGCATCACCTAATCTTTGGGTAGTGTGTATGGAAAGACtaataaagaacgaattttcttcttttgtaagatatttgtaaaatgaatttgaGCATAATAGAATGACTAACATcacttaaatgtattttttatttgaatttggaaatatttttaagcaCTACgggttttacatatttttaaattgacccTAACCAAAAATGATGACCATAAAAGTTCAAAGCTTCTTATACAAATTTAGATCCACTAGAACGCCATTGCCTGATAATTAtgcctaatttatttatagacatTTAGTGAGATTTTTATAGGAATatgatttcctttattttttgtttatggtTTTTGTTACGTTTTAGGCGCGAGCCAGCCACATGTTATAATACTGAGTGTTCCAtcaaatctaaacactttgaattttaaacttcaataagatataatttattaattaacaatagaatttcaacaaagttaaaactataaatatttattttttgagctctcttaatcattagtttagccgcccttagcggcaaggATGGCTTCTAGGATTATACAGATGAAGTTTTCTGTCATGTTGTCCCAGTACGGGttaacagtggctttgagggcctaggtgtttggatgacaaacactgcaggcctttccctcgacatgcacccaaaaggtgtggTCGAGGATGTTGGCATGAGGgttgtaaaaaaagatttcaaaaaactttaaagagTTTCGCAATGAAGGATACGGGTATCTTTTATTGTTGAtgtcaccctcacaaggctctatctacacactttttttattactctctGAACAGTTTGGTGGGagaaatcccaagatctcttgtatgggccctcatggacttgagggaatcgccctgggctattttctttaactccttgttgtccagtttggactttttgacagagtccttcttcctctccaacgtttcggacgtAGATGACCGTCCTGAAGATGTCCAACTGCTTGCAGTGAacgaatggaaattcttcaATCTTGTTatagtgtcattttctcgacttttataAGATAGAGAGAtcaggtttcttttttttttagtaactaattgtttatgttttaatatatcgatacatatattaatttcaatcactcaacttaatttattattgaattagtaagtgatcagatttcaatggaccaccaaGTAATAAGTTCTTATATAATTGTACTtcggtacaaaaaaaaatatatatgttttttgtttttttgcaaagcaaagttttattatgaagggaaaaaaacgGAAGAGTAGGACAAGTAaagtaaaacattgatttttaagggTCATCCTAGTCTACACATGTACATACACGCCAAGAAGGGtataaaaagtcaaataacaaatgaaaatgTGTTGAAATGTTGAACTTTCACAACTTATTTCTGTATGCATGAAATCATTttgactataaataattattatttatctttgctTTCGTGACGTCATGACCTTAggatttgtttaaaaagtcAAAACAAATCATCTTGATTCTTATTCGCCAATACATATAcctacaattaaatataattagtgaaTGAATAAATCATCCAATTATACAGTTTGACATTTTGACCTCTACATAATGTGttaatatgattttatgaaCGACGTGTGAATTAGTTACCTTTAAAAATTCTGATaagataacaaatatttttttgacatttttcttttaactaaTCAAAGACATATGGCGTACGTAAACTTATAAACAATAtcctacaaaaatcaaaaaaatatgaaaatcccaattatttttatattttatatatatacatttacagtAACGGAATTCTAGAGCAATgggcttgctttttttttactttcattcaTGAAGGAATGAAGGTAGTAAAAATCAGTTTCCTCTCAAAATGCTGCAAGATCCAAAACATGTTGAAAGAAATGAAGGTGCCATTTTGGGACCTGGATTTACCTGAATGCCCCTTTATATGGAGTTCATTGTAcacaaaaactcaaatattaaaacaaacaaaattggaagaaaaaataaaagcatgCCGGGGGTATCATTCCGAGtaaatttacaaaagtatataaatggtattcttttttaaatatactttacatTTTAATGCATAGAAATTATATGACGTACAGTAAAACTAGGGATTTCAGGAAATTTCTGAAAATTCTAGGAATTCGTGAAATCTCTGTTTTACTTAGAAATTTCactaaatcattaaatattttagtaagattttgaaataataggCCAACAATGATGCACATACCCCTATAACAAACTGCccacaaatttattatatacgtAATGGAGCATGGGCATTGCTTACTTTTACTTGTTTGTCGACAAAACGATTGATTGTCTTGtcgcaaaataattataaattcattcttaaaattatattgagactcaaaaaaacaaaaaaaaatacaatatccttattaatttacataatagtCCGAGATAACACCATAAGGTACATGGACAATGCTTGCAGCAATGCACAGTACTATATTAGGACATCCTAAAAAACcaaaactgacaaaaaaaaaaaaaaaaatatcagtaaaaaaaataataaataagaatcgaaattgtaaattaaacattCTTTTCCCGATATAGATTGTAATCTACATCGGGAAAAGAATGTTTCAcccatagatataaaaaaatattgagtgattatgtaaaaaagaactTGATACCGTCGTAGTTGATCAAAACTATCAAATTGTAGTAGTAATATATAGTAAGTCAAGCACATAGAGGCactttaaatagttttatgtgcattttacatttgaatatatgttcttttatggtactttttagtttttatagaagtaCAGGATAATTCCATACAAGATTTTGAGTAATTGATgtatattttccattgttttgaTCAACAAACTTTCGGTCATAAAATATATCCCATACTTTTGCTCAGTGTAAGGACTCTATTTGCATCTTTATGGTCACACCACGTTGCAgatactgtatattttttgagtttacTGATGTtccattttaaacatatattttgaactaaacccaaacgaaataaaaacttttggtttatttttagaatattgcTATAGCTTccctttatttccttctcacctttttatttttattttattctataagaCAAATCTTGTTTTgccaaaaaacttattttacagaaatactATGTTACGTATCGATACTTTGAAGAAAaccaatagaaaaaattatgattaatccaatttaagattttattattaatagttcaacatcaaatattgaatttctttttaaagaataaattttttgtttaggtTAGATCCTGTATGACTAAAATTATTCCAGCAGGAGATAAATAATGAGGAGAAagatatttatactaattatgTATCTACATAAAATTGCACTAATTTGTATGTGTTTCAAGAGAAATATTCCTAATCAGGGGCGTAGATAatttgcatcatttttttttttttttttggggggagatTACCTCCAAAATTATCAATACTGTAATACATTTACTTGTGTATATAGATTCATTATTCGAgaaaaagtactttcatatttctCACTTTGTTTCAATGTTTTATAGGAactgttacaatcatccgatttcaGCCAAAATGTCCCGTtctgttcaataactttttgCTAACAAGAACCCAACTTTAAAATGCCCTTTTTGTAAAAACCCTtctccctattggcaaaaattcGGACAACCAATTGTCACAGGCCTCTGTTGATGCTAAATTTTTATCGCCAAACGTTTTGGCCATAGACTGGAACATATGacagtcacttggtgccaggtctggAATGTAGAGGACGATGCATAAGAAATTTCTATCTGAGCTTCGACGAGCTTCTTGCATGTCATCAATGATGTGTTCGgtctggtgttgtcttgatgatatcTTCTTATTTTCTATTCACTAACGCTGGACGCTTCTATTcaatcgccagcttcaaacaaCCGAGTTGTTTACAGTAGAAAACAGCCTGTATACATTTTCTTGGTTTCTTTAAACGCGTTTCTCCATTTCATgttgtaaaatatggcgaatttcttcctttaagaCCTCCATATTTGATGCGCAATTATTCACGACTGAACTGGTCAAACACAATACTGTACGGAAACGTTTggagtatacactcacaccatTACATCACTTTATCGTATGAtacgatgtgaccaataatgaacaagatatacttagttaaaaagttttttccccaacaatatatatatatatttttagaggggCTTCGTAAATTATAGGGGACCTTGAGCCCCTCCCCTCAAAGAGGCTGCCAcagttcataattaataataaaaatgtgataCAGCAGCCTCAAATCCAAAAAAGTGGCTGGCTATTCTAAAAATAACCACGATTTATTCGTAAATAACACACTTCATGGAAACCGTATTAccctattaaaagaaaaaaaaattggaatatacTGCACTCTGTCCCTAATTCTAAACCTTGCTTCGAATTACTTTAAACCTTAATATTAAAGTCACTAATAGATTTAAAGCCGCATTTTTATAGTCCTCATGTTTTAGCCTGTGATGGCTTCCGCTAACTCTAGCCCCTGCACTTAATAGGATAATAGTGTTTAATAGCTAGATTTGCCATTTTTGTAAGGTAAAAAGGAGTGCACGAAGAAGCGACAGTGATTATAAATGATACAACTAAAGTAACacttttgttaatatcagctgcctgttatatgatttggggcgaagaaaatgaattactgctttaaATAGGAgagagaaccttttacatttaaagtaatatttgtggagggaaaatattctgattatattttaatttatccatatttattttattatatatttttaaaacaattgaaatcAAATATGTGCGAGAATGCTTACTGCAGAGAGATAAGTTAACACACTGaagaccaattaaaaaaataaataaacaaaaaagaagaagaaggacacaaaacaaatgtttttccttttttaatttttaagataattttttcattataaacatTTCAACTCTATTAATGAAGGAATTTCTTAAGCTCTAAAACCTATAATCCCTCAAGGTGAACACTGCCTTCTCCctattgatacttttttataagtacataactatttatatgttaaaatgaccatatttttattttcaaaaagaggaACTGTTGTCCATCAGTGtgggttttaaaatatttagaaatggaACATATGTGattcttgtttctttttttataatggcaaattttaattttattcttctcttctttcagtttaatttatattaagctGATTTTCGATTGTTTCTCCAAAAACCGGGTAtttcatttagtttttaaaaaatgtctggaacagaatgtaaaaaaagaaaatgtctgGGCACAAGAAAACAGTTGGCTGTTCATCCATACATACATCCCTACAAACATTTCAATGTTCAATACTATCATATATCTAACGAATGTGGGAGTGAAATTCATTGTATTTCTGAGTCCTTGTTACAATTTGTTGCCGCCTGTTATATGGTTTTTGGGAGAGAAAGAGCACAatcaacaaccgtttttccttttctaatttctgaactttagtttttttcattacaaaaatggcatcttcatacttacaaaataagtaaatagtaTATACATAACAACTTGGTTTAACGGTCTCCAGTTTTATGCGTGTCACCACACAAAGAAGCCAtacctatttttcaaatttcggatttgtacaaaataaaaaacctgcTTTAAAAATCACCTATACAAAGTGGTTGATTTTTAGTTTCTCTTGCCTGACagattaataaaagtttgacTGTATATGCACCAAGAAAGAGAGAGtttttaacaaagaaacaaGAATCAGAAGAGCAGTTTCATGaacaattacaattattataaatgggCTATTACCAGAATACATTTACTTTACCAGTTCTAAATTCCTTAAAGATTCTCGTTAAAAAAGTTACTTCTTTAATGTGAGATAAAATGTTTATGTTACTTGTAAGTTGTAGTTTTCGTTTACATCATCATTACATTCTAACTCCTATTACAATTTGTGCTTCGTATATACATTTACAGGATTATAGCCTTATTTTCGTTTATAGAgcaatattttggataaaaagcGGGTATCTAAGATCACATTACGCGTACATAAGTTtaacctatttatatttttgtcacgGACGAGTCTTGGAATAAAGGTCAATTAGAGACGCAAGTAGGAATGCTATTTTcaatagatgaaaatataataagtgtGTATAGTCTAATTAGTCTTCTATAGAGAAGGGACCAACTCTTTTGTATGGACATGTGTGGCCCGTCTACACAAAAATAAGCTATAATgagttttcttaaaattgagtccAGATTGCATTTGTACACTTCAACGAATCAtggtcaatttctatcaaataattattattatgtatctttttGGAGGGGCCGTAAATTGTACTTTTAATAGGAAAAATTTAtgatcacaataaaaaaatgtgaaattgaGAGATTCTAAATTGAGAAATCTATTTAGGGACcaataatcaaataatggttccataatataaataacatttctgGGTATCTGAGCTCATCCTACGAATTTATATACAATtggaattttctcattttcttgatatttgttcaagtattttttttgttgatgcaccatatatagtatatttcaaatcagcataaaataaacaatgtagGAGAATGTACAGTTTATTCAAGCCTTCATGAGTTTGATTACTGTTCGCCaccttttttattactttcttaCAAATAGTTGTAAACATATTATGAGGTACTTTATACAACTTTTGGTTAATGCAAGtcattatttcttaattctTAGAATTGTGTTAAGTAGGGATAAAAGGAAAATCTATATCATGCAACTAAAgtttatgtatgaaaaacagtaaaAAGTTGCACTCTATATAGTTCTTCCTGATGTATATCttataccaatacagtataaaaaaaaaagaatttaatatatagtataaaataaatgaaatatcacAGACGTTTAGTTCAActtaattttcaactttatagtcacatttacaaaaatgattgtgAGGTTAGATGATTATATATTAGGGTGGCTCttaatgtgtaaataaaaaagcaatgtatttattttaattagctCAACCTTTCAATCTGTCtttattgtgaaaatatttagaatttggAGTGACATTCAAAGATAGTATCCCTTGGCTCTTAAACTAAAATGGACTAACATTTAGGAGGGTCCCCTCGTTGCAGTGActtaaagaacataaaaaataaattttgaaaaaaagtattttttaaataaaaaactgagatttcttaattttttaaatcgaacACCTAGAAAgttttttatggataaatatatttttttatgagctattaaaaataattattatggaaaaatgtaattaaaaaattgatatgtaaGGAAATTTGACATTTTACGGAAAAATTCATGCAAAGATTTAATTCTTTGTTATTTGATAATAAgtaaaatgacataaatttcAAGCAtccatatttttcttaaaaatatatcaattaatttttataattcttaaaaGGTTATATTGcgtaatttataatatcaaaaaatatttgcactAGGTTAGTTGGAGCACCTCTACTAGCAAGTGATGTTTCGTATCATTCTATAGCACCTTGCCGAAAGCCACTTTGTCAAAGGTTAATTTGCCAAAAAGAAACATTACCAAATAAAACAGTGTCGAACGACCACATTGCTGAACAGAAACTTTaccaaaaagaatcaaaatatattctttaatgattcatgctgcaatactatgtaattaaaaatcaaattcatgtaactccaatttttaaaatgaaatgtttaattaattatttattacaaatttcaattatgaaaGACTTTTACTCTATAATTCTCAAAATGGTTTTGTCGTTGAACAAGAAACTTAAGCTAAACAAAGACCACAAGTCATCTTGAAATtcaatacgaaaaaaaaaatcagcaaagaTATCTAAACATCGATAGCggcaacaaaatacaatgtatatttttgtgttaatgagATATCTTTGGGATTTATTGAACgtttgtcataatttttgttacaacGGTTCAAATAGCCGTATGAACCAATTGTTGAAGCATCTTcatattgaaatgaataaattatttattaattcatgaaCACCTAATGATTGCAATTCGTGggtaataaataacatattatgttttaaaatttaagtaacATAAGTGTTAATCATAATTACCTGGTTTTGTAGGGTGAATCAtcttaaagtatatttcatgTTTTGTTCGACAAAGTTGTCATTCAGCAATATGACCGTTtgacaaaattacatttgtcAATGTAGCTTTTAGAAAAAAGGTTTTCAGCAAAGTGACCGCTCACGGTTCGCTATACCAATATTATTGTCGTACCGGGGTACTGATACATTTAAACCggtaaaatactaaataaatattagaagcGGTACATGCAGTTACACTAcgtcacaagaaaaaaaaaaaacatcaatgacGTGACCTCTTAAATTTCTGACCTCTCCTCATCAACCAAACAAAATTGTCCTTTACATAAAAGGcaagaataaaaatgttcttttataagaaaaagtcattCCATTTTTTAGTTCGGAGATCCTACTCCAAACATTAATCACAAAACGCCCATGTAAGTGCATGTCAATTCCCCTCtgcattattattgttttatatttttaggaggAAACGTACTTCCATAAACACCAATTCATGTATTTGTATTAGAACCCGTATGAAAATATTACTACAcattgatatacataaatattccggttattgtaatttttctctGACTTTATCGatttcattataattgaatattgcaACATCTTAGGCACTTATGGTTGACATTTTTACTTGATAAAAGCACAAACTttcaataaattgattaaactccatcaaacagtttaaagaataaaaaaagacttaagaTTTGCTTTGAATACGACTTGAAATCAATGAAAAAGGgggatattttaattaaatcaaagtaatatatactaaaaagcaacaaaaatggctagatttgtacaacTTTTATCTTTGAACGAGTAGGGACAAAAAGCGTAAGATAATTGGAGAATAATATGTTGTTCTTTCAATTGTAATAGTTAACTTATTCTGTAGTGTCCAtagtatggaaaaaaaaagtgcatGTCGATgtgattaaaaagtttttactcATATTATgctatgatatattataaagcCATATATTGGACTTTTAATTGACGgtccttttttgatattatactACACGgtagaaattcaatattttccttaactttaataaaattagtgttttattctttcaaaataggATTGTTTAGGCTCCCGAGATGACCGGCATCACGTGAAATTGCTCTACAGAGCGTTTTTATTTGACATCATAAATTGAATCATAGTTGAGGGTGATGTCATCTTTGGGGctcataattcatatttttactacataatatgaacaaatttccaataaatctctattaaatgtctttaaaaataaaaaaagtcataaaatctGAATTGAATACTATTAGACGctaatgataaacagtgatattagattta is part of the Lepeophtheirus salmonis chromosome 7, UVic_Lsal_1.4, whole genome shotgun sequence genome and harbors:
- the LOC121121404 gene encoding histone-lysine N-methyltransferase SETD7, whose product is MPALHHSTYNSFGYGYSRRGLESTLIMSRVCTSSIDTCVLNLEIQRQERRRRLARLRNDPDEDDEEKNESEKQNRSFLRKRLPPTEVRDKMGNLIYRRGESDQERYSRELEQWIRKMKCTGNGGMRLEQFKDIKVGLDTNPIIFGSPSLEPYPNIYKEPDYKFKGGKDENGRWKGKGVIEFANGDTISGSFQNGYRHGECKIETNRLNLRALAGTYENDRLCGKAKLVFQNDTSLEGYFLDGVLHGFVRYFDAKGRLTFIGNHRNGRPHGPCWKVVKGGGCVVGRVNESGELTGIRIAYIFPDYQTALVGTFTKGVLEYARVAYLKTVVEDRGIKVPIFSEPSGCLYEHEIIDYDSKIKNPLLPDPYESRLVEVKQSNVPGANDGLFAKIRIEASTVVAFYYGKPVLNADLEDKDDWEKNAYKIFDPSRPNGTMDIPVEFRDIKNYCATLAHKTNHSFLPNAEFLSFDHPRFGVIPCLVTNHDVEAGEEIFVHYGYDMDGCPDWYEVVWLQGTYPVPESLKEGWDLEQKKSNIVNDSVSLSNVDMVENGKSSDGNVKLEE